One genomic window of [Clostridium] scindens ATCC 35704 includes the following:
- a CDS encoding helix-turn-helix domain-containing protein: MAVSYKKLWKLLIDRDMKKKDLCVAAGISHASVAKLGKNENVTTDVLVKICTALKCDISDIMEIIEIEGEKA, from the coding sequence ATGGCGGTTAGTTATAAAAAATTGTGGAAATTGCTTATCGATAGAGATATGAAAAAGAAAGATTTATGTGTGGCTGCAGGCATTAGTCATGCTTCAGTGGCGAAACTTGGAAAAAACGAGAATGTTACTACAGATGTCTTGGTGAAAATTTGCACTGCTTTAAAATGTGATATTAGCGATATCATGGAAATAATAGAGATTGAAGGGGAAAAGGCGTGA